The Pseudopipra pipra isolate bDixPip1 chromosome 10, bDixPip1.hap1, whole genome shotgun sequence genome includes the window AGCTGGTGAGGAGAAGTTCTTCAGAAATCTCTGTTCCCACCTCTGTCACAGAGTCTCTGTGGGACCTTTTAcgagggcctggagtgacaggacaagggggaatggcttcccgTGGACAGAGGGCCgtggatgggatattgggaaggaattctgggctgtgagggtggggaggccctggcacaggttgcccagagaagctgtgattgcctcatccctggaagcgtccaaggccaggttggagcaacctgggctagtggaaggtgtccctgcccatggcaggggtggactgggatgggctttaaggaCCCtctcaaaccattctgggattctgggtttggggttttgtccCTCTGTGAACACCGTGGGTTCAGTGGATTACAGGAGGTGAGAATCCCGTCTTTCCCGTTCTCCCCAGGGGCCAGGAGTTCTGTGTGGATCTGAACCTTATGAAATTCTACGACACTGCAGAGTTTGACCAAATGCGGCGCCTGTGCACCCCGTCCTGCCccggctccagctccagctgcttcaCCCTCTGGAAGTACTTCTGCAGGGACCACTTTGGCTGGAGGGAGTACTCCGAGGTATGTCCCACctccccctgggctggggagtgtgcagagctctgtgcagtGTGTCACATCTATGGACATGtttgctctgctgcctcctccaACCCTCAGCCAAGTTCCTTGGAGTTATTGGTGAGGAAGAGAATCAGGAAGGTCAGCCTTGAACTGAGGAAGCAAGAAAGGGAGatctcagctctgctgggctgggttgtGATTTTGTGACTGGAATTACCCCTGAAAACATCAGAGCCGTGGAGGCTGAGCAGGCTGTCACACTGGAGAGCAAACCAGCCCCTGTCAGAGCCAGCAAAGCCCTTCCTAAGCCCTAGAAATCTGGTTTAAAGACAGTGAGACAactttcttctgcctttttaaCACCACTACCATTTACCTTtgcagtttttaatttattcccCCGTCCCCAAAGCTCTGGTAGGGCAGGACATGCTCCTCCAGTGCAGCCCTTGGGCTGGTCAGAGCTGTACAGGATATTTTGAATAAAACTTCATCTGTGTTGGCAGTCCCAGAAATACCTGCTGAGGTAAACCCAAGAGCTGGAGAGAGCTGGGCACAGAGCACCACAAATGACAAGTGTAGGGTGTCTGAGGTGTGAGAAGTTACAGAGCTGGGTTTCTGTAGCACAGAGAAGAAGCACTAATTTTTGCAGGTGTCATTTCTCACGTGTGTTCTCCTCTCCTCGTCTCTCCCGGACAGCCCGTGGTGAGGTTGATCGAGGAGGCCACGTGCCGGGGGCTGAAGGAGGTCAGGTTTGTGACCTGGCACAACCAGTACATCCTCAACATCAAGGATGGCTTCCAGCAGAACGCCTGCTTCAGGAGGGAGATCAAGAGGAGGCCCCTCCTGCGCTCCTGCGTCGTGCTGATGCCCTTCCTGCAGTAGGTATCCCGGGAAAATGGGAGTTCCCTCTGTTCTCCGGGTTGGTCTGTCCAGGAGAACTGTGTTCCTTGAGATGTGACAAGGAaacaggcactgctgggtggAAAAATTCAAAATCTGGGTCCTATGTGCAGCTTTCTCCACTTTCCAAAATAACATTTATCTGAGGAACTCCTCGCTGTTATTCAGATTTATAATGGACCTTGTGGATCTCAGAACACTGGGTGTACTCCAGGTCTGCCAAATTATTGTCCAGCTTTCAGCAACCTGGTCcatggaaggtgcccctgcccttggcagggggtggaattggAGGGGCTTTGAGGCCCTtcacccaaaccattccctgatGGTTATTGGGAGCACTGGGGTTCCTGGGAGTCCCCACCCCACCTGGtcatgaggggagggggggtTTGGTCACAGCCAAACACGTGGTGTTGGGAACATTTATAGGTGTGGTTTTACAGGAGGGAAACCCCAGGTCATGAAAGAGAAACTGGAGGGTGCAGGTAAAAAACCAAGGGTGGGCTGGCTGGTTAGAGCAGCCCTGGCTCTCACCTTGGTCAGAAAGGAGGGTTTCAGGTGTTCTCCTGGTGTTTTGCTGCCTGTGACTGTCCTGCCACAGTGCTGTGCTAAAATGATGCAATTCCCACTGATTTTGTTGGGCCTGGAGGGCTCTGCACTCCCAGGGGATTGACCAGAGCTGTCTGTGCCaaccaaacccccaaactcaGCTCTGATATTTCTGCTCTGCACCAAACCTCAGTCTTGTTCTCTTGGTCCAAGGGCCTTGTCATGCTCACCTGAATTCACCAGTTCTTAGCAAGAACAGGAGAGTAGTTTAAATATTCACGGAATCTGTCCTTAAGTTGTTGCCTCCACTTCCCACACAGTGATACCTGAGATTTGTTCCTTCCCTCCCACCTGCTTAATTCTGTTCTAAAATTGGGAAAGAATCCTGGAATAGAAACTGTGGGTGATAGTGGATGACAAGGGTTGACTTTTTAATTGCTTCCCCTGtagaataaataatataaatattttatactaGTCAGGAGAACTGAACCAAGTACATAAAGGGTTGCAGGGTTTTTATTGGATTTGATGCCTTATTAATCCATGGCATTGGAAATCTCTGCTTGGTCTTCCAGGCCAGTGGGAGTGACTGAGGCCCtacaataacattttttttaccCATTTACCcattaaaggggaaaaacaaattaaatacaaGTGCACACTGTGATATTTAATTgctattttaataataattcttATAAAAATCTGTCTTCTGGGTTTCTGCTCAGCTGTTAATAACCAGGGAGAAGAACTTTGAGTTGAGTCAGTCCATGCAAATGAAGGTGAGGCTGGTTTTGGCCTTGAGCAGCAGGTGACAACCACATGACCACTTCAGTGTTTCTGCCCTGAAAAATGTGAGGGCTGCCACAGTTTCCCATCTCCCTGATCCAAATCAAACGTGTTGATTTAAAAatagactcttttttttttctccaaaaaaccttttttctaGAATTGAAAATCTCCACCTGCAGTCAGAAAATcacattaaattatttcttggGGGGCACACGGTTCTTTCAGGCCCCTGAATCACTGGGAGCATTTAATGTTCAGAGAGGCACAACCTGAATGGACAGTTCTGTAGGTGATGTGTGAATAGTGGGAGAAATGTTGATGTTTGGTTTCCTTTCTGGCCCTCTGTGGGGTTTGGAGGCAGGATCCACCTTGTCCTGGCCAGGCACTGGTGGAAGGCTCCGTCAGGGCTTTCTGGGTGGGTTGGTCCCAGAGTCAGTGGCAGCTTTTCCCACAGAAATACTTTGGGAAAATACTCCTGGGTGGAATTTCGAGGTAGTTCCATGTATCCTTGCAGCTGCCAGGGAGGCTGAGCCCCGGAGCTGCAGGGGGGAGGCACAGCCCCAGCGGGCACCGAGGGCTGCCCTGGCACGGCAGGGAGAGCTCCAGGGAGCAGGGGTGGGAGGGCTGCTCAGCTGAGTGAGGGGTGCTCCTTCAGGGCTGAGCAGGTGAGCACAAATGCCACACTTGCCTAAATTCAGCAGCCTCAAGACTCTGAAGATCCCAGGTGGGTACTGAGAGCAGAGTCTCCCTGGTGTCCTTCACTGGGTGTTCCAAGTGGTTTTTTCCCTGGCATCTGTGGTGGTTCTtggccccagctccctccctcagccctgctgctctctgggcagcATTaccagaggaggggcagggaaatAACCAACTGCAAATGCAAATCCACATCTGGCCTGTGCAAATGGCAATAAGAGTCttcctgggttggaagggaccttaaatcccatcccgttccaccccctgccatgggcagggacaccttccactgtcccaggttgctccaagccccgtccaacctggccttggacacttccagctTAATCTTTTAAGACATGTTGGGGATGAAATAAATGTGATTAGGGGCTCTTCTGTGAGTGTTTAAGcaccttttctcctccccacagGACCCTGGGTGGCAGCTCCCCGGCACCCTCCCCGTGTGCTGACCCCGCACACATCttatctcctgctgctgttacCTCTCCCAGCTTCTATCCTGAGACCTGGATTTGTATGGATCCATCTCAGGACTTCATCCAAGTGCCTGTTCTGAAGGAAGATAAAAGCTATAGAACCATTTATAACCTGTTCCACAAGACTGTGCCAGAGACCAAATACAAGATTCTGAAAATCCTGCGAGTGCAGAACCAGTTTCTTTGGGAGAAATATAAAAGGTAAGAGAATGGAAATACAGTTCTTTAATGATGGATGTTTGTAGGGTAGGAATTCTATGGGGGAGCTCTGTAtctcccctcccagctctgccattcCAGAGGGTGACACTGGCGCTGTCAGAGCCGTAGCCAAAGCCGCTTTTCCCCGAGCGACCCGCGCTGAACACTCACCTTCCCCTCCCATTTTCCATTGCAGGAAAAAGGAGTACATGTCCAAGAAGATGTCCGGGCTGGACAGGCTCATGAACGAGCGGCACCTGTTCCACGGCACGTCCCAGGACGTGGTGGACGGGATCTGCAAGCACAACTTCGACCCGCGCGTGTGCGGCAAACACGCCACCATGTTCGGCCAGGGCAGCTACTTCGCCAGGAAGGCCAGCTACTCCCACAACTTCTCCAAGCGCTCCCCCAGGGGCGTCCATTACATGTTCCTGGCCAAGGTGCTGACGGGCAGGTACACGGTGGGCAACCACACCATGAGGAGGCCCCCGCCCGTGGAGCCCGGGAGCATCACCAGCGACCTGTACGACTCCTGCGTGGACAATTACTTCGAGCCCCAGATCTTCGTCATCTTCAACGACGACCAGAGCTACCCCTACTTCATCATCCAGTACGAGGAGCTCGGCAGCACCGTCTCCATCTGAAAGCCTGGCCTGCTCGAGCCTTCCCCTTCAAAAACTCCTCCCCTGGCACCGGTTCTTGTGGGGGAAATACAACCTGGACACTTCCTGACTGATGGAATGACATGGGAGGAGGGAAATCTCAGCCTCTAGGAAAGGAAATCTGGAGTGACCAACTGTGCACTTGCTGGTTGATTCCCTATGTGCAAattgtacatatttttccattgtttATAGTTGAAAATCTGTGCCTTTTGTTATAAAACACTATTTATGTTAGTAAATATTCATGTTTAAAAACATGCCTGTGGGTGTAATTTCAGTGGTGTTCTGTGCCACTGAGTTCTGATCTCAGTTTAAGGATGGACCTTCCCAGGGAACCAGAGTGGGATCATTTTCATCCCAAAGATATTAAAGAAGAGATTCTCccaatcactttttttttattatcatatTTCAGAGAGATTGGGAGAGATCACAGAACTACCACCCTGCTCATACTTTGGATTATTAAACAGGACAATACAAGTAAAAATCAAGtaaaattaggaaaagattAGCATGGTCCATGGGGAGGGGGATGAAAACATAAGTTGATGTGACTTAATGTGGCTGAtactaaattaatttaaaatgacaCATGAACACTGACAGACTgggagagttggggctgttgacctggagaagagaaggctccagggagacctgagagccccttccagggcccCTAagggggctccaggagagctggagagggactggggacaagggatggagggacaggacacagggaatggcttcccactgcctgagggcagggatggatgggatattgggaaggaattcttggtggggaggccctggcacaggtctGGTgtctccctgggatgggaagggacctccaggCTCGGTGTCCCTGTGGCCTAGCAGCAAactcagctgggctggagctgtgctttgTGACAACCTGCTCTGTACCCACTGTCTGGGGCCCAGTAAAAGTGGGTTTTACCATGGGAGAGAACTCCTTACTCCCAGCAGCACTCCTGGTTCCTCTCCTGCTGGATCCCTCCTGTAGATCAGCTCAGCTGCAGGTGAGCAGAGGGGGAAGATCCAACCAGCTGGTTCCAGTTAACCCCAGTCTCTCCTGGGGCCCTTCAGAGGAGAGCTCAGGTTGGAGGGGTTTGGCTTGGAGGAGGAGACCTTGGCACGGTGGGATGGGAGCTTCCAGCTGGGATGTGCAACAGAGGGGCTGCTCCTGGCCACAGCTCAGCTTCCCAAGGGATGGCTTCAGAAAGGTaaggaggtggtggaggaggGGGTGGGTGGTGGCTGGTGACTGAATAAAGTCACCTGCACCTCTGGAATCCTCCACACTCTTGGAGCTGATGTCCCTGACCCTGAgggtgtgtccctgtccctgccatccctggagcacagggcagtgtCCTGAGGGCTGTTCCTGTGGCATGAGCTGGTTGTCTGAGGTGGTGACAGTACaggggtgtctgtgtgtgtcctgGAGGTGTCTGTGCACCGGGACCTGTGGTTGCTCCAGGACAGAGGTTTCAGATGGACTTTGGAGATAAGGACGTTGATGTTCTCATGGCTTTTGTGTTGAGCAGTTCCCCCCCTGAAGGCTTCTGAGCAGTTTGGCACTGGGATGAACAGGATGGGAGTGGGAGGTGGGAcagctgctgagagcagggaaTGTGCCTTCCCTCCCACTTTCCACCAGTGGGGAAGtcagttgtatttttttccttggatgCCATAATGGCAGGAGCGATGGAGCcgggtgggagcagagctgcccctgaTCCCCGCCTTGGTTGTTAATTGCTGGGTGTTAATTGCCGCCCACTTGCGTCGGTGCCGCTCCGTCCGTGGCCCctcagcagagcactgagaaacGGGCTGTTCCTAAATCCTTCCTAACAGGAATACCGGGAGAGAACAGGCCTGACCCCAGCCTGGCCGGGGGATGTTCCCACTTCCCTGCTCCCGTTCTCCCTGTCCCGTCTGTCACTGTCCGTGTCCCTCCCGGTCCCTGCAGGGACCCTCCCGGCCGGGCTGTTGCAATCCCTGTCTCCAGCTTTCCCACCCTCCCACTTCCCTCTCGCCGTGTGTTCCTGGGCTTGGCTTTGCCTGTCCCCACAGCCggggtctgtggggcagggactgtccccggggccccagggctgggtggggggTTTGCAGTGGAAGGAATAAATCGCGGTGTCGTCCTGCCCTGGTTTTGGTGGTGTCACTTGTCA containing:
- the TIPARP gene encoding protein mono-ADP-ribosyltransferase TIPARP, whose product is MDTEPKPACVVPQAPCPGMKCPPSEDFPPQLRLSEKIPPVKPCFKKKQQVQKRLDPQTLRALRPIFTSLLGAGTLERVFVPRGQGGGHSDLCEPAVKKTLDLGTSCPQTENNVTVLVPTAADVQGQLPGARPSPGHPEQDIQSGEQGFSPETPGTAADNGNESFQDHPLHPSASDGAARPLFPDKILESCTSGLFQENSCPVQYNLNPSNKFSAGIFQGKSEEASLDLVFELLNQLQYHTHQEDGIEICVDFLQGTCVYGSDCPKHHTVLPYHWQVRRTATQTWQSVTNDSQEHLERLYCNPDNDRIKVKYRGQEFCVDLNLMKFYDTAEFDQMRRLCTPSCPGSSSSCFTLWKYFCRDHFGWREYSEPVVRLIEEATCRGLKEVRFVTWHNQYILNIKDGFQQNACFRREIKRRPLLRSCVVLMPFLQTLGGSSPAPSPCADPAHILSPAAVTSPSFYPETWICMDPSQDFIQVPVLKEDKSYRTIYNLFHKTVPETKYKILKILRVQNQFLWEKYKRKKEYMSKKMSGLDRLMNERHLFHGTSQDVVDGICKHNFDPRVCGKHATMFGQGSYFARKASYSHNFSKRSPRGVHYMFLAKVLTGRYTVGNHTMRRPPPVEPGSITSDLYDSCVDNYFEPQIFVIFNDDQSYPYFIIQYEELGSTVSI